The proteins below come from a single Candidatus Binatia bacterium genomic window:
- the thiC gene encoding phosphomethylpyrimidine synthase ThiC produces the protein MTQLESARRGQITPEMRRVAQREGVAAELILAEVARGRLVIPANVRHLAGSAGQPPSETPTSRDSTVVGHPGATERAGLWVNQTAPQRQAELEDDDALRGDVAKKRLDPTGIGRMITTKINANIGASPVSSNLDEEVEKLRWAQRYGADTLMDLSTGGDLAECRQAIIDHSTIPIGTVPIYSMIIGRSIEELSHDMILAEVEHQAQQGVDYFTIHAGVLREHLGLVRPRITGIVSRGGSLLGKWMIHHNKQNPMYELFDEISAIMREYDVTYSLGDGLRPGCLADASDPAQLAELHTLGELVHRARDAGVQVMVEGPGHVPMDQIGFNMELQQKVCDDAPFYVLGPLVTDVFPGYDHITSAIGATEAARHGAAMLCYVTPKEHVGLPRPQDVKEGCIAYKIAAHAGDIARGVDGAREWDDDLSRARAALNWPRQFELAFDGETARALHDEDLDVDTDFCAMCGHDWCSMRISKEIVEFASGNDPDYQPERRAMQSPGVGEQGRGLLERRGTDLPKVGDQNACHSDVKPERTSAEAVQDETSTAR, from the coding sequence ATGACTCAGCTCGAGAGTGCTCGGAGAGGCCAGATCACACCGGAGATGCGCCGCGTTGCCCAGAGGGAGGGCGTCGCCGCAGAGCTCATCCTCGCCGAGGTCGCGCGGGGTCGCCTGGTCATCCCGGCGAACGTCCGCCACCTGGCGGGAAGCGCGGGCCAGCCCCCTTCCGAGACTCCGACGAGTCGCGATTCCACGGTCGTGGGTCACCCGGGCGCTACCGAGCGCGCCGGGCTCTGGGTCAATCAGACGGCGCCGCAGCGCCAGGCCGAGCTCGAGGACGACGACGCGCTTCGCGGCGACGTCGCCAAAAAGAGACTCGACCCGACCGGCATCGGTCGAATGATCACGACGAAGATCAACGCGAACATCGGTGCATCACCGGTCTCGAGCAACCTCGACGAAGAGGTCGAGAAGCTGCGCTGGGCGCAGCGCTACGGCGCCGACACCCTGATGGATCTCTCCACGGGCGGCGATCTCGCCGAATGCCGACAGGCGATCATCGACCACAGCACGATTCCGATCGGCACGGTGCCCATCTACAGCATGATCATCGGCCGCTCGATCGAAGAGCTGTCGCACGACATGATCCTCGCCGAAGTCGAGCATCAAGCGCAGCAAGGCGTCGACTACTTCACGATCCACGCGGGCGTACTGCGCGAGCATCTCGGGCTCGTTCGTCCCCGCATCACCGGCATCGTCTCGCGCGGCGGCTCGCTGCTGGGCAAGTGGATGATCCACCACAACAAACAGAACCCAATGTACGAGCTGTTCGACGAGATCAGCGCGATCATGCGCGAGTATGACGTTACCTACTCGCTCGGAGACGGACTGCGCCCCGGATGCCTTGCCGACGCATCCGACCCCGCCCAGCTCGCAGAGCTGCACACCCTCGGCGAACTCGTCCACCGCGCTCGCGATGCAGGCGTGCAGGTCATGGTCGAGGGTCCGGGCCACGTTCCGATGGATCAGATCGGCTTCAACATGGAACTCCAGCAGAAGGTCTGCGACGACGCGCCCTTCTACGTCCTCGGCCCTCTCGTGACCGACGTGTTCCCCGGCTACGACCACATCACGAGCGCCATCGGCGCCACCGAGGCCGCTCGCCACGGCGCCGCCATGCTCTGCTACGTCACGCCGAAAGAGCACGTCGGCCTGCCCCGCCCGCAGGATGTGAAAGAAGGCTGCATCGCCTACAAGATCGCCGCCCACGCGGGCGACATCGCCCGTGGCGTCGACGGCGCACGCGAGTGGGACGACGATCTCTCCCGTGCCCGGGCCGCACTGAACTGGCCGCGCCAGTTCGAGCTCGCCTTCGACGGCGAAACCGCCCGCGCGCTGCACGACGAGGATCTCGACGTCGACACGGATTTCTGCGCGATGTGCGGCCACGACTGGTGCAGCATGCGCATCTCGAAGGAGATCGTGGAGTTCGCGAGCGGGAACGACCCTGACTACCAGCCCGAGCGTCGCGCGATGCAGAGCCCCGGGGTGGGCGAGCAGGGTCGCGGACTCCTCGAGCGCCGCGGTACCGATCTCCCGAAGGTCGGCGATCAGAACGCCTGCCACAGCGACGTGAAGCCCGAGCGCACGTCGGCCGAGGCCGTTCAGGACGAGACCTCCACGGCGCGCTGA
- a CDS encoding competence/damage-inducible protein A, producing MALRVAILSTGEELTTGKIADTNAQWLADRCFGLGIDVAAVLVVGDDRERITWAWERAFEAADLVVCTGGLGPTTDDLTTQTVAAMLGEPLRFDEASAEKVRQLFAAMNREMPESNLRQALFPESATILENPLGTAPGYRVTCERSVGGAPVMRHLVVMPGVPREMKPMFDERVLPWLTALPGVGAAPVTRVFQTFGMSESALGERVSELAGIGEVRVSYRASFPKIAVKLILPGDVAGAEQRIEGLACRVREALGPVVYAEGEATMEEEVGRVLLEKKATVAVAESCTGGLIGHRLTDVPGCSAYFLADFVTYSNEAKASVLGVLPQTLEAHGAVSEEAVREMAAGARRRSGADVAIATSGIAGPGGGTEERPVGTVCFGLDADGVQLGHRLQLWGNRDWIKTLTSQIALDWIRRWALGLPVLESGFRS from the coding sequence ATGGCCCTGCGCGTAGCAATCCTGTCCACCGGCGAAGAGCTCACCACGGGCAAAATCGCCGACACCAATGCACAGTGGCTCGCCGATCGGTGCTTCGGCCTGGGGATCGACGTCGCTGCGGTGCTGGTCGTGGGAGACGACCGCGAGAGGATCACCTGGGCCTGGGAGCGGGCCTTCGAGGCGGCGGACTTGGTCGTCTGTACCGGCGGCCTCGGCCCGACGACGGACGACCTCACGACGCAAACGGTCGCCGCAATGCTGGGGGAGCCCCTGCGCTTCGATGAGGCCTCGGCCGAGAAGGTCCGCCAACTCTTCGCGGCGATGAATCGCGAGATGCCCGAGAGCAATCTGCGCCAGGCGCTGTTTCCCGAGAGTGCGACGATCCTGGAGAACCCCCTCGGCACGGCCCCCGGCTATCGCGTGACCTGTGAGCGCAGCGTCGGCGGGGCGCCGGTGATGCGTCACCTCGTGGTGATGCCCGGTGTTCCCCGCGAGATGAAGCCCATGTTCGACGAACGGGTCCTGCCGTGGCTCACGGCGCTTCCGGGCGTCGGGGCGGCCCCGGTGACGCGCGTTTTTCAGACCTTCGGCATGAGCGAGTCGGCCCTCGGGGAGCGGGTGAGCGAGCTCGCGGGAATCGGCGAAGTGCGCGTGAGTTATCGCGCGAGCTTTCCGAAGATCGCCGTGAAGCTCATCCTTCCTGGAGACGTGGCCGGCGCCGAGCAGCGGATCGAGGGGCTCGCCTGCCGGGTGCGCGAGGCACTCGGCCCGGTCGTGTACGCCGAGGGCGAAGCGACGATGGAAGAAGAAGTCGGTCGGGTGCTTCTCGAGAAGAAAGCGACGGTCGCCGTTGCGGAGTCGTGCACCGGAGGGCTCATCGGCCATCGGCTCACCGACGTGCCGGGCTGCTCCGCGTACTTCCTCGCCGATTTCGTCACCTACTCCAACGAGGCGAAGGCCTCGGTCCTCGGCGTCTTGCCGCAGACTCTGGAGGCGCATGGTGCCGTCAGCGAGGAGGCCGTGCGGGAGATGGCGGCCGGTGCGCGACGGCGGTCGGGAGCCGACGTCGCGATCGCGACGAGCGGCATCGCGGGACCGGGTGGAGGCACAGAGGAGCGGCCGGTCGGCACGGTGTGTTTCGGCCTCGACGCGGACGGCGTCCAGCTCGGGCACCGCCTGCAGTTGTGGGGCAATCGGGATTGGATCAAGACCCTCACCTCGCAGATCGCGCTCGACTGGATCCGGCGTTGGGCCCTGGGCCTTCCGGTGCTGGAATCCGGCTTTCGATCGTGA
- a CDS encoding PilT/PilU family type 4a pilus ATPase — protein MLMIDEILRHALDREASDIHLKLGAPPYLRRFGRLGPEEQFPPLGELDLQDIVKQLADEPQRARLAAERQVDLGYGTDELGRFRVNIYHQRGEMRIAMRAIPRSVKALKELQLPEIVGKMAEESRGLILVTGTTGSGKSTSLASMIDQMNQRDAMHIVTVEDPIEYTHRDKLSIISQREVGVDVPSFAAGLKGALRQDPDVILVGEMRDLETIETAIMSAETGHLVMSTLHTLDAAETVTRVIQAFPDHQREQIRIVLSSVLKGIISQRLVPRADGKGLVPAVEIMVNTALVRDIIKDPERSPRELTDAIAKGNVSYGTQTFDQSLMNLYRRDLITYDEALSQATNPDDFALQVRGISSTSDARWDNFDSDENSDDALAPTSGGAAAVPLLGARKPPAAPPAALVKRF, from the coding sequence ATGTTGATGATCGACGAAATCCTGCGGCACGCGTTGGACCGCGAGGCCTCGGATATCCACCTGAAGCTCGGTGCGCCGCCGTACCTGCGGCGGTTCGGCCGTCTCGGGCCCGAGGAGCAGTTCCCGCCGCTCGGCGAACTGGATCTGCAGGACATCGTGAAGCAACTTGCGGACGAGCCACAGCGGGCTCGCCTGGCTGCCGAGCGGCAGGTCGATCTGGGCTACGGCACCGACGAACTCGGTCGTTTCCGTGTGAACATCTATCACCAGCGCGGTGAGATGCGGATCGCAATGCGTGCGATCCCGAGGTCGGTGAAGGCTCTGAAGGAGCTTCAGCTCCCCGAGATCGTTGGGAAGATGGCCGAGGAGTCGCGTGGACTGATCCTCGTCACGGGGACGACCGGCTCCGGAAAGTCGACCTCGCTGGCATCGATGATCGACCAAATGAACCAGCGCGATGCGATGCACATCGTGACCGTCGAGGATCCGATCGAGTACACGCACCGCGACAAGCTCTCCATCATCAGCCAACGTGAGGTCGGCGTCGACGTGCCCAGTTTCGCGGCGGGCTTGAAGGGGGCGCTCCGTCAGGATCCCGACGTGATCCTCGTCGGTGAGATGCGTGATCTGGAGACGATTGAGACCGCGATCATGTCGGCCGAGACGGGTCACCTCGTCATGAGCACGCTCCACACGCTCGACGCGGCGGAGACCGTGACTCGTGTGATCCAGGCGTTTCCGGACCACCAGCGAGAGCAGATTCGGATCGTGTTGTCGTCCGTCCTGAAGGGGATCATCAGTCAGCGTCTCGTCCCGCGCGCTGACGGCAAGGGACTCGTTCCCGCCGTCGAGATAATGGTGAACACGGCGCTCGTGCGCGACATCATCAAGGACCCCGAGCGCAGCCCGCGCGAGCTCACCGATGCCATTGCCAAGGGCAACGTCTCGTATGGCACCCAGACGTTCGATCAGTCGCTCATGAATCTCTACCGCCGCGACCTGATCACGTACGATGAAGCCCTCTCGCAGGCGACGAACCCGGACGATTTCGCCCTCCAGGTGCGTGGCATCAGCTCCACCTCGGACGCCCGCTGGGACAACTTCGACTCCGACGAAAACTCCGACGATGCCCTCGCCCCCACCTCCGGCGGCGCCGCCGCGGTCCCGTTGCTTGGCGCCCGAAAGCCGCCCGCCGCCCCCCCAGCCGCCCTGGTAAAGAGGTTCTAG
- a CDS encoding MMPL family transporter yields the protein MGSPAFRKWATFVVRHRRIVIGALVLVSALLALGVPRLRLEVDPDRNLPPSHEAIQALQELNERFGDKNLVLIGLFPTSGDAFSAPFLTSVARVSARIEALPGIIHPLFQSIASPAMNDIRAIDGDIEIDPLMSAAPSSQTEADEVRERVFANPSYIETLASREGDGIAIYATFDLTEELPSYELLYTRVRDEMSSLDDSSFEYALSGPVVLAGALGLESARVTTYLPLALILIGLVHYHAFRTMQAIFLPFVTAILAVVWAIGAMGLLDVPLDPFTTTTPILILAVGAGHAVQILKRYYEEYARLGDNHAAIIESIAQIGPVMVAAGTIAALALSSLVTFDLATVRTFGLFGALGVTSILVIELTLIPAVRAALPPPREKEVGRENRHAILDATLGRLADGVLASWPLPILASTTVVVVICFGLASRIHVDTSFKRSFAPGTTVHDDDERLNATFAGTNTLVFLIEAPEAGGILYPESLRAIDQFERRMEDLPGVGKATSIVDTLHFLYRALEDDPTLPLPERTRLAKQILFLYESGGGSVTTQLTTDDRIAKVVVLLQDDSTLYGTQRIADAKMILEDVLPPGYEARIAGTLASNAALTEVVVAGKLINIAQIALVTFLVASVLLRSALGGLLVVVPLLIAVVVDFGVMGAFSIPLDVVTAPVTALGIGIGADYAAYFLFRLREETARRKDFGAALRATYDTSGKAIFFVASANSAGYATLCLSSFAIHVRLGVLVSVTLLAAGIASLTVLPALARLAYGSRLRSGLLGSVLERPEDRA from the coding sequence ATGGGATCCCCCGCATTCAGGAAGTGGGCCACGTTCGTCGTACGCCACCGTCGCATCGTCATCGGCGCACTCGTGCTCGTCTCGGCGCTCCTCGCGCTCGGAGTGCCGCGACTGAGACTCGAAGTCGACCCCGATCGCAACCTCCCTCCGTCCCACGAGGCGATCCAGGCGCTCCAGGAGCTCAACGAACGCTTCGGCGACAAGAACCTGGTCCTGATCGGCCTCTTCCCGACGAGCGGGGATGCCTTCTCTGCCCCGTTTCTCACATCCGTCGCCCGGGTGAGCGCACGCATCGAGGCCCTCCCTGGGATCATCCACCCGCTCTTCCAGAGCATCGCTTCGCCGGCCATGAACGACATCCGCGCCATCGACGGGGACATCGAGATCGATCCTCTGATGTCGGCCGCGCCCTCTTCTCAGACTGAGGCCGATGAGGTTCGCGAGCGCGTCTTTGCGAACCCGTCCTACATCGAGACGCTCGCCTCACGCGAAGGCGATGGCATCGCGATCTACGCGACGTTCGACCTCACCGAAGAGCTGCCGAGCTACGAGCTCCTCTACACGCGGGTGCGCGACGAGATGTCGTCCCTCGACGACAGCAGCTTCGAGTACGCGCTGTCCGGCCCCGTCGTTCTCGCAGGGGCGCTCGGCCTCGAGTCCGCCCGAGTCACTACGTACCTGCCGCTCGCGCTGATCCTAATCGGGCTGGTTCACTACCACGCGTTCCGCACGATGCAGGCCATCTTCCTGCCGTTCGTCACGGCGATCCTGGCGGTCGTGTGGGCGATCGGTGCCATGGGACTGCTCGACGTGCCGCTCGATCCGTTCACCACGACGACGCCGATTCTGATCCTGGCCGTCGGCGCGGGACACGCCGTGCAGATCCTGAAGCGCTACTACGAGGAGTACGCCCGTCTGGGGGACAACCACGCCGCCATCATTGAGTCCATCGCGCAGATCGGCCCCGTCATGGTCGCCGCCGGCACGATCGCGGCCCTCGCGCTCTCCTCGCTCGTCACGTTCGATCTTGCGACCGTCCGCACGTTCGGTCTGTTCGGCGCTCTCGGCGTCACCTCCATCCTCGTGATCGAACTGACCCTGATTCCCGCCGTCCGGGCGGCGCTTCCCCCGCCCCGCGAGAAGGAGGTCGGCCGCGAGAACCGACACGCAATCCTCGACGCCACGCTCGGACGCCTAGCCGACGGCGTCCTCGCCTCGTGGCCACTCCCGATCCTCGCCTCGACGACGGTGGTCGTCGTGATCTGTTTCGGGCTCGCCTCGCGCATTCACGTCGACACGAGTTTCAAACGAAGCTTCGCGCCCGGCACTACGGTCCACGACGACGACGAGCGCCTGAACGCGACCTTCGCCGGCACGAACACCTTGGTCTTCCTGATCGAGGCACCCGAGGCGGGCGGGATCCTCTATCCCGAATCGCTGCGCGCCATCGACCAGTTCGAGCGACGCATGGAAGACCTTCCCGGCGTCGGCAAGGCAACCTCGATCGTCGATACGCTGCACTTCCTGTACCGCGCGCTCGAAGACGACCCGACGCTCCCGCTTCCCGAGCGCACGCGACTCGCGAAGCAGATCCTCTTTCTCTACGAGTCGGGCGGAGGCTCGGTGACGACCCAGCTAACCACGGACGACCGCATCGCCAAGGTCGTCGTACTCTTGCAGGACGACAGCACCCTGTACGGCACGCAGCGTATTGCCGACGCCAAGATGATTCTTGAAGACGTACTCCCTCCGGGATACGAGGCTCGAATCGCGGGGACCCTGGCCTCGAACGCCGCACTCACAGAAGTCGTCGTCGCCGGGAAGCTCATCAACATCGCTCAGATCGCACTCGTCACGTTCCTCGTGGCCAGCGTTCTCCTGCGAAGCGCGCTCGGCGGTCTTCTCGTCGTCGTGCCCTTACTCATCGCCGTCGTCGTCGACTTCGGTGTGATGGGCGCATTCTCAATCCCTCTCGACGTAGTGACGGCGCCGGTGACGGCGCTCGGGATCGGGATCGGTGCGGACTACGCAGCCTACTTCTTGTTCCGATTGCGCGAGGAGACCGCGCGCCGGAAGGACTTCGGTGCGGCCTTGCGCGCCACCTACGACACCTCCGGAAAGGCGATCTTCTTCGTCGCAAGCGCGAACAGCGCCGGGTACGCGACGCTCTGCCTGTCGTCCTTTGCCATCCACGTGCGCCTCGGGGTCCTGGTCTCCGTCACGCTGTTGGCCGCCGGCATCGCCTCTCTCACCGTGCTTCCCGCTCTGGCCCGGCTGGCCTATGGGAGCCGGCTCCGCTCGGGCCTCCTCGGAAGCGTCCTTGAACGCCCAGAGGACCGAGCGTAG
- a CDS encoding regulatory protein RecX: protein MGWKKPREGPAVGTIGDRETQEKRAFASSVRSLARRPRTAAEIETFLLRREYSSEVIEFTINRLREQGYLDEAAVADVIVREAERRNLGSRRVAQKMSTRGVPRDVAAPAVEESGEGDLQRARALLERRYPDGVDGDLKVREKAVRLLVRRGFPYGIARQAIGMDIDIDG, encoded by the coding sequence GTGGGGTGGAAGAAGCCGCGGGAAGGGCCGGCGGTCGGTACGATTGGGGACCGAGAGACGCAGGAGAAGCGCGCCTTTGCGAGTTCGGTGCGCTCGCTCGCAAGGCGCCCTCGCACGGCGGCCGAGATCGAGACGTTCCTGCTGCGTCGCGAGTACTCGTCCGAGGTGATCGAGTTCACGATCAACCGGCTGCGCGAGCAGGGGTACCTCGACGAAGCCGCGGTCGCCGACGTGATCGTTCGCGAGGCCGAGCGTCGGAATCTCGGTAGCCGCCGGGTGGCGCAGAAGATGTCCACGCGCGGTGTGCCCAGAGATGTAGCGGCGCCGGCTGTCGAGGAGAGTGGCGAGGGTGATCTACAGCGCGCGCGGGCGTTGCTCGAGCGGCGCTATCCCGACGGCGTCGACGGCGACCTGAAGGTTCGGGAGAAGGCCGTGCGCCTGCTCGTTCGGCGCGGCTTTCCCTACGGGATCGCGCGGCAGGCGATCGGCATGGACATCGATATCGACGGGTAG
- the recA gene encoding recombinase RecA encodes MAQVVQADASNRDRAVELAMSQIEKQFGKGAIMKLGADAVPNDVAAVSTGSLSLDIALGVGGVPRGRVIEIYGPESSGKTTLSLQIIAEAQKEGGASAFIDAEHALDTVYARKLGVKLEDLLISQPDNGEQALEIAETLVRSGALDVLVVDSVAALVPRAELEGDMGDPQMGLQARLMSQALRKLTATIARSRTIVIFINQIRMKIGVMFGNPETTTGGNALKFYSSVRMDIRRIGAIKQGDEVVGNRTKVKVVKNKVAPPFRDAEFDILYGQGISREGEILDLGADDGLVEKSGSWYSYADERIGQGRENAKEFLRENPDIAATIEAAIREKRGVPGGAGSASAVPASADAEADADEPLELSDEAEPAVQAAAAGQKD; translated from the coding sequence ATGGCCCAGGTGGTACAGGCAGACGCGAGCAATCGGGATCGTGCCGTCGAGCTGGCGATGAGCCAGATTGAGAAGCAATTCGGCAAGGGCGCTATCATGAAGCTTGGGGCCGACGCGGTCCCGAACGACGTGGCGGCCGTGTCGACGGGCTCGCTCTCGCTCGACATCGCTCTCGGCGTCGGTGGGGTGCCCCGTGGCCGTGTCATCGAGATCTACGGCCCGGAGTCGTCCGGTAAGACAACCTTGTCTCTGCAGATCATCGCCGAGGCCCAGAAAGAGGGCGGCGCGAGCGCCTTCATCGATGCCGAGCACGCGCTCGACACGGTTTACGCTCGGAAGCTCGGTGTGAAGCTCGAAGATCTTCTGATCTCCCAGCCGGACAACGGTGAGCAGGCGCTCGAGATCGCCGAGACGCTCGTTCGCTCTGGTGCCCTCGATGTCCTGGTTGTGGACTCCGTGGCGGCGCTAGTGCCTCGCGCCGAGCTCGAGGGTGACATGGGCGATCCGCAGATGGGCCTGCAGGCGCGGCTCATGTCGCAAGCGCTGCGAAAGCTCACCGCCACGATCGCGCGCTCGCGCACCATCGTGATCTTCATCAACCAGATCCGCATGAAGATCGGCGTCATGTTCGGCAACCCGGAAACAACGACGGGTGGCAACGCTCTCAAGTTCTACTCGTCGGTCCGCATGGACATCCGCCGGATCGGTGCGATCAAGCAGGGCGACGAGGTCGTGGGCAACCGCACCAAGGTGAAGGTCGTAAAGAACAAGGTGGCACCGCCGTTCCGCGATGCTGAGTTCGACATCCTCTACGGACAGGGCATTTCCCGTGAGGGGGAGATCCTCGACCTCGGTGCCGACGACGGCCTCGTCGAGAAGTCGGGCTCCTGGTACTCGTACGCCGACGAGCGGATCGGGCAGGGGCGTGAGAACGCCAAGGAGTTCCTGCGGGAGAACCCCGACATCGCGGCGACGATCGAAGCGGCGATTCGCGAGAAACGCGGGGTGCCCGGCGGCGCAGGGTCGGCTAGCGCAGTGCCCGCTAGCGCAGATGCTGAAGCGGATGCCGACGAGCCGCTCGAACTCTCCGACGAAGCGGAGCCTGCCGTCCAGGCGGCAGCTGCGGGGCAAAAAGACTAG
- a CDS encoding phosphatidylglycerophosphatase A — MGFAPFAPGTFGSLLGIPLYLAILQVTDAVVPTLVLVAVAIGIACWIAGQAEQVLPEHDSGEIVIDEIVGMLVALLWIPPTFPNLILAFALFRVFDIVKIWPAGEIDRRMPGGAGVVLDDVVSGIYANLLMRLFI; from the coding sequence CTGGGTTTTGCCCCATTTGCGCCGGGTACGTTCGGGTCGCTGCTGGGCATCCCTCTTTACCTTGCGATTTTGCAAGTGACCGACGCGGTCGTCCCGACGCTCGTCCTGGTCGCGGTCGCAATCGGGATCGCCTGCTGGATCGCCGGCCAGGCGGAGCAGGTTCTCCCGGAGCACGACAGCGGCGAGATCGTGATCGATGAGATCGTCGGGATGTTGGTGGCTCTCCTGTGGATTCCTCCAACGTTTCCGAATCTGATCCTCGCATTCGCCCTGTTCCGAGTCTTCGACATCGTAAAGATCTGGCCCGCGGGAGAGATCGACCGTCGGATGCCGGGGGGGGCGGGCGTCGTCCTGGACGACGTCGTGAGCGGGATCTATGCGAACCTCCTCATGCGACTCTTCATCTGA